GCCTGTGGAGGAAACAGttattgtgtaatgtttgtCTTCAGCCAAActcatttcccagaatgcctcTGAAGGGCATTAGGGTGATACTGTATCATTCAACACTGCTATAGATCTCCTGTAATGATGTTGTAATGatctttacttttatttactttacacTATGTTTTTTGTGTTAGTTAATCAGAAAAGTTTAAGATGATATCGTTAATAAAATGGAAACTACAGAGAGCcacactgttcacactgggTCCTGCTGGTTTGAAGCTAGTCTCAGTGGGAACATGGTACATGTGATATTGTTTGTGATATGACTCATGACAACACATTTGCATTTGGACACATCATATCTTCTATTGTAGCTGCCAGATATAATCATGTGTCTCGCCTACCTGCTTTTACATAACCTATGACTCCTCCTGTTGACACCAGAACCGCATAAATGAACCCAATCCAGTCCACAGCCATCACCACACAGTCTGCTGCGATACCCGAGGAAGAGCAGCTTAGAGAGCCACACCTAACAATACCCAAGAGATTACGTATCGTAACGCAAGAATCATAGAAGACGTGCTGAAAAAAAAGCAACTAAAGTCTTTAATATACTATTTAAACTTTGCATCTACTGGTTTCCGGAAACACTTCACTTCCGGGATCGCATTTccggtttcaaaataaaagtacgCTTGCCAGTTATAAATCTCAAGCTCATGCTGTGCTGCTCAATTTATACAACTTTTCTTTCGTTCTCTaatacaaagacaaaagagacaACTTGTGACCATAACTGGAGCCAatttattttctaaaaataCAATCAGCTGCTTCGCCTCATCGCCTCCTTGTGGAAACACCACAAACGTTCATGTCTTTAAAACTGAGGACTATACAATACTGTTTTCCCCACACTAACAACAACATTGTtaaatatattcttttttttttattgtgtgataTTCTATTTTCCACtggcttttttcttctttttgggTTTGCTCTCATCTTCTAGAATGACTTCTTCTGCTGCAATTCGGACTCTCTTTGTCTTCAACAGTTCCTGGGCAAGTTCtgtggacagacacagaaacatccTCCTTTATTACACATCCTCTAGTTGAGCTAAAcaggttcagatttttttttttgcctttaccTTCAGATGTTGTTGCCTTAGGCGCAGCTTCCTCAGCAACCTGCTGTACCGATGAAGGTTTCCACAAAGTGAGGCAGGTCAGTCTAGCAGTTGTGTTCACTTCCCCTAACAGAGTTGGAGGCTCCAACTCCTGAAGAATGGCATAAGCATTGTCAAATATTAGAGGCTCTCAGGTATGGGTCAACTGTTCCACCAAATGTAAAGGTTTTAGGTGAAGACAGAGCAAATGAATGACCGATATTTAAAtgctaaaaatacaacaaacagagagagacgtGCCTCTTTAAGATGGATTCTCCACATTTTGATGAATCCATCATTCGATGCTGTCACCACCACGCAGTAATCGTCCATCATCAAACTGTCAACAGCTTTCACTCTGAAATCAGACAAAGATATATTAATTATAAGCACAGTAAATACTGACACTGAGGTGCACATAGTCGGGTCATGCTGGGGTACAAAACAGACCTGGTTTCATGAGctttaaactcacacacacatccggCTTTCCCCACATCACATAACCGCACAGTTTCATCGTCTCCTGCAACAGCCAGGATGGAGTTCTGAAAGGCGAGCAGGGTTACAACATGTTGTTTATCACAATTATAAATTGGTGCAATCGTAAAATGTCATTGAGCTGTATTGAGAGAACTTACATTTAAGAACTTGACAGATGAGATCCTCTTTGGGTTTGTGATCGTTCCCATCACAGATGCCGTCTCCAGGTCATAGATGTCCACTTTGTCATTCACCACAACCACATATTTATCCCCATCTGGAGACCATCTGACGATGTGTGCATCTGTTTAAAGAGTAAAGGAAACAGGTTCGTCTCACACATACATTAAAACGTAGTAGTAGTCAAATCAGTGAGAACCTACTCTGCTTGATGTTTTTGATAAAAGCTGATCTTCCGTTGATGAGATTCCATGTTCTGAAAGAATAAAAACTCATTCTTTTCTGTTTGTGAGTCATGATTTTCCAAGCAGGCTGTGAATTTTACCTCAGAGTTTTATCTGTCCCAACAGAAAGCGCAAGTTTCCCAGAAGGATGGACGGACAGCGACGTGACTTGAcctctggaaaaaaacagcaataaatACAGACACTTCATGGAAACAACTTTTGCTTAAATCCTCCTCAGtgtgtttttcactgtgtgcTTACTTGTGAGCTTTAATCGATTTCAGACACTCCCACTTTCTggtgctccacacacacaggagtccaTCTTCTCCTCCACTCAGTAAGTGTGCCGTCCCATAAAACTCAAGGCACGTGATGCTGCCTGTGCAGCGTAAGGTGGTTTCAGTCATACAGATCGCAGCTGTCATTATGAAAAGAGTAAAAATCCCGACATAAACTGATGACACTCACCACTGTGATGCAGTAAAGCGCCATGATCCGTTCTCTTCTTCATATCATACAACTGTATGGTCTCATCTTTGCTTCCCGTGACCACAAATCGCTCACTGGCTGCTACAGCTGATACTGTAGCTGTGTGAGCGTGATGGGTGAAGTCTGCCTCGGCCGACCACTTCTGCACGATCAAGAAAAACATTAATTCTATCTAACAACTGACAACAACAGAGAATAGAGAtgtacaaagaaagaaagaaaacactaaATGACATCAGGGGATTCTTACAAAGAGCCAAAATGAACCTAATGAGAAGCATTTTAGTCAAAATCTATTATTTATACACTTTCTGTAGTATGCATTGGTCTACTACCTGTAATTACTGAGCACTGTATATATCACTACCTAGATATTGACAGCATTGAAGTGTCAGTGTCCACCATTTTATCAAATTAAAGTAAACTTTACTTCTGTTATTATATTATGCTAATTGCTAGCCTCATCACGAATAACGTGACACAGAGCGGTCTTCACTAATGTCATTTCCACCATACAACAAAAGACTTCTTCCTACCTCTTCATCCGTTTTCACTCGGTAACCAAACGTGACCTGCTCGTAGCTGCCGGCTATCAGCCCCAGCACAGCTGCTGCCATGCTGCCTCCTGTACGTACCTACAGCAGAGTAAGCTAGTCGGCTAATGTTTAGCTTTCTGGACCTGTTTATTACAGACCTATATCACCTTATATGACCAACGGCTGCCAATAATTCAAACCGAAGTCTAGAGGGgaacacagtaaaaacaaaacacgaaAACTATATCGCTGCATAGTACATAATATTAGTTATTAGGTTTGCTAAACTCCAAAACAACGTGTGGAGCTGTGGCGCTTGCGCAAAAGCCACTTCCTCCGACTCGAGGACGagctttttcaaaataaaagccaagtAGAGCTTTTCTGTGAAATAAGGtaacattttaaattttaatttcaattttacagtttattaatgttaaaattaatttattaatgttAATTTTCAACACAACAACGATCTAGAGAAAATAATTTAGAGATGTAATAGTTCTAAATGTATCATGTGTGCAATTATTATAAGTcgattattttatttatttacatatagTTATTCATCTAAATGCAACTACCTATTGTTTAAACCttaatacaaatatttaagATTACACTGTACATTGTAATATTGATTTAATCACAGATCTCAGCCCATCTCCTGCCAGTGGGAGGGGCGCGGTCGTTTCCCTGCCTTCTAATTGGCTGCCTCTCTTCGAGATGTCATGATTGACGCCTCGGATAACTGTACGTATGCCACGATACTCTTCTGAGAGGATGTGAGAAGTCGCAGTAAGTTTTTCCACTGAACGAAACCATGGCAAGGAGGTGAGTTTTAGAAACAAATATGACAAACACAAACGAGATTTATGCCTTAAAGTTTGTTTCCTACAGTTTCTGTTAAATGCTTTTTCAGGAAGGAGGAAGTGCTGATACTTTGAACCATTTTGTGACCGCTTTCACACTCTGTTTCTTTCCAACTCTGTAGTGTTTGATGTAAATATGCGGCTGTAACATGACACTGTTCATGGTTCTCATTGATAGAAGAATGTCCTGGTTTGTTGGTTCTCCTCTGACACACGGTGTTCTCCCTCCGTGCAGATAATCGGTTTGCCACAGTGGATCTGTGCATCCTATGTGTGGAGGTTGTTGTTTGAGGGGGCAGCAGAGTCTGCCACTCATTAGTGGGTTGAATTATACAACAGAACAAACAGGACATAGTTTGGTTTATGGTAATAAAAGTGCACAGTCGTTGTGAATATTCTGTGCCCAGGCTAAATCAGGAACAGAGGAGTTTCCGTCTTCTTCCTGTCATTTGCTTCTTGCTCAACTGTTTCCAAATTCTCAATCAACGCCTGCATGCTGCACGGGGTGTGGCTGTGGTAGGGATCTGATGCACTTTTAAGTTAGGATTTTGACATAACATTAGTAACTTAAAGATGGAGGTGAGGTCATTCCAGTATTTCAGGTTTTTGCGCagtccccaccaccaccaccaccactgccgTACAGTAGATACTGTGAAGGAATAACATGTTATTATGtgtgaaaaaaaactgctgctggtAAAAGATTTAATCAGATTGTTTTGTCACAGTCAACAGGCCAACAAGGAGCTCACTGAGGTGCTAAACCAGCTCTGGATACTGGACACCAACCGCCTGAAACCAGGGACTGATTACACCATTTCTCTCCAGGTCAGCACTGCCACACTCACTGATGTGCTGCTACAGTGATTATGATTAAAAGTTAACAAGATGAACGTTGATTTTATTCAGGGCAAGGCTGGTTATGTGGCTCAGGGCAGTAACTATGCCAGAGACCAGGCCAGGGCTCCTCTGTTCACATACGTCAACGAAGACAAACTGAAGAGCATCAAGACATACGCCCgtaagctgcagtgtttgttttatcattatgtttttatttcgtaccttttctcctcctttttctgcagtttaataacattttcttttGATACAGATTTCATCAGCTTGCTGGACAACTATGAGACGTCCACAGGTGTGTCAGAGACCGTCACTTcccaggagctggaggagaacaaACTCTTCATCGACTCCATCATGGAGACGGATGTCATGAAGGTGAACTGGTCtttatgtgagagagagagagagagagagagagagagagaaaagcaccACGCCCTTAACAAAAGCTGCCATGATCCTACAGAGCAGCTCCTGGTTCCCACCCAGCTATTGTTTACTGATGGATTTAGTTACATTTAACATGAAAGGTGACTTCCTAGAATACCCAGCCACTATACAGTTATGTAAAATATATGTGTAGTAGTTGTCTTGTAAAAACAAGACAACTGGCTGCATAAAGGATTGGATCATTAGACTGTTCTATTACTGTCACTCGTTCTTTGAATAGGTGAACAACTCTCCGTCTTCGTTATGCCTCGTCTTTATCACAGCCTGCAATGTCATCATATGCTGTTTTTACTTCTAGTGTGCTCACAAATATCTGGTCCGTAAGGGGCAGGCGGCAGCTGATCCTGCACAGTTTAAGAGACAGCTGTATGACATCTGGTTCCGCCTGTACCGCAGGGACAGGAGTGGAGGGTGAGTCTCCGTCTAACAGCAGAGGGAGCCACTGTAATGTGTCCAGAAAGTCCTGCACTTTGAGTATGCTGATTTTTATTTTCGTTTCAGCGAGGACTCGTGTGGATTTGAGCATGTGTTTGTTGGAGAAACCAAATTTGGACAGGAGATCATGGGTCTTCACAACTGGGTGCAGTTCTACCTGCAGGAGAAGCACAGCCATGTTGACTATAAAGGTTACAAAGCAAGAGACAACAAAGACACTGTAAGACAATTCTGCTTCATTGCCATTTAACATAAAGAAAaacttcatcatcttcatcatcttttctcttttttctctcttttttttaagcctGATCATGACGACCACGTCCTGAACCTGCAGTTCAGCTGGAAAGGCTTGGTGAAGCCAGTGGGCGGTTCCTTCATCGGTGTCAGTCCTGAGTTTGAGGTTGCCCTCTTCACCATCatcttcctcatgtcctctgAGAAGACGACCTCCGTGGTGGTTAAAGTGGACGAGTACGTGCTGGAGCTGGTGGTCTGTCGCCACGGGCGATCCATCGGGACGTCCTATCCCAAACTgctcagcagcaacaacagggattTGTAATGTTACATATCagacatgttttttattttatgttaaacTTTTACCTGATATCTATGCAGTGTAAACGTTACACAAACCTAGACCAGGTTTTATTTGCACTTAATGTCCGGCTTCAACTATCTGTAGCCTTCCAGATTCTGACTGATATCAACGAAAGGATATACATTGTCTTTAATAACATTTCTGTCATTCTGTGTGGTACCAAGTGAATAAAATGTCCTTTGTTTACAAAAAGTTTTACATTCGTATTCTCTCCATTACAAAGCCTTGGAGAAGTGTCAAGTAGCAAGGAGGgctgaaatgaaacagaaacttaACTATCCAAACTAATGTGTTCACACTTCCTTGGTAAGGCAGGAGCAGACAACATGCAGCCAGGCTTAAATTAATGTTTTTCTTAAAGGCAATACTTTAAGAAGATGTAATAAGAAGGGCAGAATATGGCTTTAGTGTTGAATGACAGAACTGAAATATGAGgaaattatttatatatataatttcaaTTTGTTTATTTGAGCCTTTTATATGTACAGTTATATGTGAGCATCTTATGTCATTAATAATATTAAGATTAGGAtctactttattaatccccctTGGGAAAATAAGTTTTAGTAGCAGCATATTTTAAAGGcacaataaataataacaataataattgcCTAGATTcataaaatacatataataAAAATCATTAATGAtagatatttttaaatatatatttctctTTATATGCATGCCTTACAGTCTAATTTGTGAGGCATTAATTAAGTCCACATACAGCAAGGACTCTGCCTGGCAGACCAGACTCGGGGTATCTATAGACGCGTCCTCTGTCTGCGCATGCGtactcaaacacacagcacattacCATGTCAAACCGCAGAAATGAAACCGTTTCTCTGAAAACTAGCTGATGAAGTCCTGATCGTGCAGGTAAAGATCACACTCTCCTCACATTAGTTAAAACTAGAGCTACATTAGTCGTTTATATCGCTACTAACagtcagcttcttcttcttaaatCAACTTTTCGAATTAGAGATAGGAAATCtttagctaacagctagctcGGCTAACATCCCCGTCAGTAGGGAGCTGTTGACAGACAGTGTTTAGGAACCACCTGACAACTGCTCACATGATTTCTACCTCTGCGACCAGACTGCTGACAACAGGAAGCCGGttttctaagtgtgtgtgtgtgtgtgtgtgtgtttgtagttgttGTGGTTTAGATCGCACGGGTGTTGCTTTTTGGCTtgttaaacaacaacaaacatcatgTTTGGTAAAAAGAAGAGAGCACCGCAGCCCAGAGGCCAGGGCGCTGCTGCAGCCAAGCAGGTAACCCCTCTGATCAACATTGTGTTAAATAGCACATGCTTCCTCCTGAAGACAGCTGTCTGTGAGTCTTTACTGGCTGCTTCCAGATGGGTCTGTTTGTAGACCTGAACCCAGAAGAGATGATGATGGATATGGAGGGAAATCTGAATGATCCAGACCTGGAGGCTGAACTTGCTGCTATCACTGGAAACAAAGCTGCTTCAGGCGGGAGAGCCAAGCCGAAGGGGAAGAGTGAGTGCACTGACTTATGATTTGTATTTGCGTAAAACATGGGCTTATAGATGAGATAACAGGACCCCGAGTCCTGATACGTATAAGGAgccccacccctcctccacctgaAAGAGACATTTATGGTCATGTCACAGCCGCTCTCAGACTCAGATGTTGTTATGATCCAGATTCAGTACAGTTTCAGCTTGTTGATTAGTTAGGCAGGGCTGTGAGGGTTAATGCAGCCTCGGCGTTTCATCTGAGGAGCTTTTTAAAGCCCTCACTCATTACAAGTTATTTTTGAAGATATATatctgacaggaaacaggaaacacacccCTCCCCAAACTTTCAGCtacctgaaaacacagaacTTTTCTCAGAAGCCCCTTATTCGTCCTCCAAATTGTCAGGTCAACACAATTTGGTCACCATAGCAACATTGGGCTGTGAGATGTTCAGGCGTTCCTGTCTCCAGCAGctccctccagctcctcctgagtAGTAATGAGCTGTTTCCAGGACAGCGAGCAGAAATAATCCCTGCAGTGAGCTCTGGGTTGTGTCCCAGGGCCTCCGTCGAGCAGTAGACCTCTATAGGGAGCACGTCCTTATCAGCAGCCCATCCACAGCGCCTGACAGCAGCTTTATCTTGTAtggatgtgcagtgtttttctttcaacCCAAACCCCACCACCCCTCAGTCCCacttttcatcatcatcatcacttagGTGGAGAGTTTAGAGGATGTTGTTTACACTGGTCTTTGACACGGAGGCGTCCGTCACAGCTTTATTAGTGTTAACACTTTATCACGTGACTTGTGTTTTAGGTCCTTTGCCCATGGAAGACATCACCAAGATGGCTGATGAGTGTATGAGAGAtgtggatgaggatgaagatgatgacgaTGTCGAAGGCGATGAAGACTTATTGGTTGGTGCTTGTATTTGTGTATGGTCACTGGTCCTTCTTATGTGTCAAACATCCTGTGTGCTTTGAACCGAGTGAGACAGACTCACAGAGGTAGGTGCAGGTGTCACAGATATAGTCACCTTAATATTTGACAGGAGTAAACACTGTTGAAATAAGTAGTTAAAAAACCTTTTCGGACATCAGTCCTTCACTTCTTGATATACTTTATGCTCAAGTCAAGAAAATAATGTTCCTAAATATGTGGCCTAATTTTTCTGCTCTTGTTAAACCAGAAGAACTGGAACAGATGTGTCATTTATTCAACATCCAGCTGAGCAGATGCAAATATGAGTGATGATAACATCACAGGTCCTCCTCACTGCTGAAATGAATCTGAAATAACTAAATGTTACCTGGTAGGGTTGTTCAGCTCATATCTTCTATAAAGGCTGTTTGTCCTGGAGGATTTGTTGGTTTAAACGTCACTTCTCTCACTCACTACGCGTGCTTTGAGATCCAGCCTTGTTTATCAAGCTGTTTGTTGATGGTTgctatgccccccccccccctcaggcCGAGCTGCAGGAAGTGGTGGGTGAGGAGGAAGCTGAGGATGCTGAAACTGTACTCTCCATATCCGCCGccgtcgctgctgctgctgctgctgaatctcCTCACACTGAAACACCCGAGTCCCCAGTGGCACAGGTACAATACATGCAGCGCTCTGCCAGCCTTGAATCTGACACCACTCACTAACATCATACGTGTCAAACATTTGTCTGCTGCTGGTACCAGGAAGGGACAGACACTGTTCTGTCTCCTGCTGCTGGCTTACAAAGCGACCTGCCTATTTTACCTTAAATCACAGAAGTTATTTATTATTCTTAAGCCGCTGTTTGCTCGTGGACTACATGCACTCCAAGTGAATATTTTCCGTTCTGTCTGGTAAGTTTGTTTCCTGATACGTGTTCTGTGTTTGAAAGCTGTATGTGTCTTTGACCGTGCCGAATAACACGCAGACATACAGACTGGtagtattttattttcttcttgtaATGTCTTGTTTTAAGCAGCTGTGCTTGGTTAATGTCTACATGTTGTTACGGCAGGTCTCCTCTGCAGCCCCTGGCAGCCTCCAACACACCCTGGAGGAGAGAGTAGCCATGTACAAGGCGGCTCTTAAAAATGCCAAGACCGCAGGAGAGACATCCAAAGCCAGGAGATATGATCGTGGCCTGAAGGTTGGTCAAACCCCTGATGAGGGGCGGGGACAATGTTATTATTAAGATGTTATTCAATACCCCTAGAGGGGTATTGAATAACATCTTGATCCATTTTCACTCTGCATCTTCGTAGAATCCCGCACTTTAAACTAAACAACACAACTTTGCCTTTCATTAAGAGCCTGTATTGCTATTAAAATGAGCGCTTGACAGTAAAGGTAGTTTAATGACCCTGAAAATGGGCGAAGTGATACAATGCAGTGATACAAAGTGATGTTTGTCCTGATTTTTACAGACGTTGGAGTCGATGCTTGCTACTGTGAAAAAAGGAAGGGCTGTGAACGAGGCAGAGATCCCTCCGCCTGTGGCCACCGGAGCCCCGGATGCTGCCTCAAAGCCAGCTGTCCCCCCAAAACCTGCCCTGCTTGTTCCTTCGCCTCCCGAAGCTGCTCAGCCGCAGGAATCGGAGGCCGCCACATCGCCGCCTGCTGTGCCTGACATCATCACGCCCGGCAGCGAAGAGGAGCCGTCGTCCTCTGCCTCCCTGCCCACGCTGAGCAGCCTCCCGTCTCCCGAGGAAGCTGCCGACCGCTCACAGACCGGTCAGACAGCTCAGCTAGCCTAACACACCAGTTACATGTTTTTCATGACCAATCCTACGCACTCACTGCCGTCTTTCTCTCAGCATATCTGGCTGCTCAGTGTGTGATGAATGAAGCCTTTCACTGTGGTAATTGTTTTGTCCGGTGACTCCACAGCGAATGAGGAGACCAAGACTCTGCTCCtggagaggcagaaagagtACAAGATGGCAGCTCTGAGAGCCAAGAAGCAGGGAGATGTGGAGCGAGCTAAAAGTTACTTCAAGACCAGCAAGGTGAGTTACTACAAGCAGGAAGTAACGACAGTTTCTCtctgatgtgtatgtgtgtcagtgttgcagCATGATGTCAGAAAACTTCTGTGTGAGTAGCAGAAGAACCTGGCACAGCAGGAATCTGTCCAGCTTTGCGGAACGtttctttattttgtgtgtaGCGTGTTGTGCTGGAAGCTGCGTTTGTCTCTGTCCCACTTTACAttcttttatgttgttttcagtTTGAATATTTAAATTCATGTTATCATTCGTGCATTGTGTTGTCTGAGCCTGCCCCTGCATGCTCTGACTCTGCAGGATTTCTCTGAAGAATGTCAGACATGTCAGCTATGCAGCCGCTGACAAAGACTGTCGTTATGTTTGTTTCGGTGCAGACGTTCGATGCAGTGATCGAGGCGTTGGAGAAAGGACAAGTAGTTGACCTGAGTggccttcctccacctccaggaCAAGGTGAGGAAGCAGCTGCAATAAATCCCCACAGGCCAGCCTTTGCTTTTTCCCCATGTGCATCAATGACCATAGTTACCTCTGAGGTCACCGGTGTTGTGTCCAAGCTGCATATAATTACAGTCACATATGAATTGTTGTACTTCCACTTTGTGCTGATTGCTGGCGTCattttgtgtttggtgtgtgtttgaatggagGAGTGAAGGCCTGTGCAGCTATGATCTGTGATCAGAAGGTTTTACTGCAGTAAAGTGAGTCGTCATCTGAAGAAGGAGCAGCAGACTGTGAGGGTTTTAGgtagggatgtcctgatcaggtttttttgccctcgagtccgagtctgagtcatttgattttgagtatctgctgataccgagtcccgatccgatactttctataaaggcactcgttgcggcaaaacccgtgtgtgtgtgtgtgtgtgtgtcgccacactgggagattttacacacgcagcacatcaaggtctcgaacccaggacctgtcacaccaaaagcaactgtcatacccctgcgctacaagacacagagccaccctaagccctaataaatatatatccgagtcctgatcgggaggtaatgtccgattccgatcgagtctgaaatcacgtaatcgggcccgatttccgatcacgtgatcggatagggacatccctagttttagGTGCGTGTTTATGCAGCAGCATGGATGCTCAGATCATTGCTCATCCTCGCCTCTCAGTGGTCATAATGTTATGATGTATTTATGGAGCTGACCTTTGAACATTTCAtttgatgttgttgtgtgtttgttttgcagatGCAGAAGGAAGCTCTGCTGCAGTAAAGGAACCTTCCTCCGGGCAAAACACTCAGCTCACCCAaccggctgcagcagctgcaggtagttgtatataaaatatatatgacAGTCTGTTGACTGAagttattttattgttattttattctAAGCCTCACGTTTTTAGCATCACACTGATATAACGGCTTTAATTTGGAGGTAAACTCTCAGAACAAAGTTGTTGATGTTAGAGGATTTTGAAAAATCCCTATCCAACACTCCTAATACATGTGATTTATTGATTCCTGTACATGTGCTGTGTATGTGTTCTCAGTAAAGGCCTTTGTCTGGGACCTCATGTGCTTAAGTGAAATACTCATGTATGATATGTGACCTGTTGACCTTATCCTATAGAGATGACTCTCTCTTGTGACCGTGCCTGTGCTTCTCTGACCTTTATGTTACGGCTTTATGTTATGACTCGCTCGTCAGATAACAACGTATTGAGAAACGTTTGGATCTGGTTTTGTCTTTCAGCCCCTGCGGCTCCTAAAGATGTGCTTGAGGCTCTCGAGCAGAGACGAGCTAAGTATGTGGAGGCGTCTGTTCAGGCCAAAGCCAACGGGGACGACCGCAAGGCCCGAATGCACGACCGCATCGCCAAAGTATGAGGAGAAGTTGGGCAAAATATGTTACATATTCCAGACTGTAGTAGTAATAAGCCTGTTCTCGTTTTGTTGCGTTAGCGGTGCTGTTAAAACAtactctcctcctgcagcaatACCAGAGCGCCATCCGAGCTCACAAAGCAGGAAAAGCGGTGGACTTTGACGAGCTGCCGGTTCCTCCTGGTGAGGATTTCCTGTTTGTTATTTGCCAGTTTACATTTTGCTCTGCTTCAAATGAAACTCGACGAGCTGTCAGTAAAACCAGCGTTCTTCTTCCAGGTTTTCCTCCGATCCCCGGTCACAAGGCGACGGGACCTGAGCAGGGGTTTGTTGCTGCTCTGGAAGCAGCCACCAAGCTCGCCTCCACTGATGCTGCTGAAGTAGGcgaagatgatgaagaggagaaagaggaggaggtgggctGACTAAACGGACGATGTGTGGTAAAGGCTTTGAGGCTGAACTGTTGATacagtgtttgtttctcttGTAGTCGAAGCCTGCCGTTTCAGAAGAGCCGAAGAAGCTGGTTGCCGCCGCAGGTCAACGACAGAAAAGGTCTCCGTCGGTTTCGCCTACAAGAACAGCAGCCAGGGAGGGCCTCTCACTGGCAGGTCAGTTCAGCACACACAGCCGGTTGTCAGGAAGGAAACAGAGCTGTCGAACGTGGCGTCCACCATC
This sequence is a window from Parambassis ranga chromosome 17, fParRan2.1, whole genome shotgun sequence. Protein-coding genes within it:
- the LOC114449832 gene encoding poly(U)-specific endoribonuclease-C-like is translated as MARSQQANKELTEVLNQLWILDTNRLKPGTDYTISLQGKAGYVAQGSNYARDQARAPLFTYVNEDKLKSIKTYAHFISLLDNYETSTGVSETVTSQELEENKLFIDSIMETDVMKCAHKYLVRKGQAAADPAQFKRQLYDIWFRLYRRDRSGGEDSCGFEHVFVGETKFGQEIMGLHNWVQFYLQEKHSHVDYKGYKARDNKDTPDHDDHVLNLQFSWKGLVKPVGGSFIGVSPEFEVALFTIIFLMSSEKTTSVVVKVDEYVLELVVCRHGRSIGTSYPKLLSSNNRDL
- the pak1ip1 gene encoding p21-activated protein kinase-interacting protein 1-like — encoded protein: MAAAVLGLIAGSYEQVTFGYRVKTDEEKWSAEADFTHHAHTATVSAVAASERFVVTGSKDETIQLYDMKKRTDHGALLHHSGSITCLEFYGTAHLLSGGEDGLLCVWSTRKWECLKSIKAHKGQVTSLSVHPSGKLALSVGTDKTLRTWNLINGRSAFIKNIKQNAHIVRWSPDGDKYVVVVNDKVDIYDLETASVMGTITNPKRISSVKFLNNSILAVAGDDETVRLCDVGKAGCVCEFKAHETRVKAVDSLMMDDYCVVVTASNDGFIKMWRIHLKEELEPPTLLGEVNTTARLTCLTLWKPSSVQQVAEEAAPKATTSEELAQELLKTKRVRIAAEEVILEDESKPKKKKKASGK
- the cc2d1b gene encoding coiled-coil and C2 domain-containing protein 1B, whose translation is MFGKKKRAPQPRGQGAAAAKQMGLFVDLNPEEMMMDMEGNLNDPDLEAELAAITGNKAASGGRAKPKGKSPLPMEDITKMADECMRDVDEDEDDDDVEGDEDLLAELQEVVGEEEAEDAETVLSISAAVAAAAAAESPHTETPESPVAQVSSAAPGSLQHTLEERVAMYKAALKNAKTAGETSKARRYDRGLKTLESMLATVKKGRAVNEAEIPPPVATGAPDAASKPAVPPKPALLVPSPPEAAQPQESEAATSPPAVPDIITPGSEEEPSSSASLPTLSSLPSPEEAADRSQTANEETKTLLLERQKEYKMAALRAKKQGDVERAKSYFKTSKTFDAVIEALEKGQVVDLSGLPPPPGQDAEGSSAAVKEPSSGQNTQLTQPAAAAAAPAAPKDVLEALEQRRAKYVEASVQAKANGDDRKARMHDRIAKQYQSAIRAHKAGKAVDFDELPVPPGFPPIPGHKATGPEQGFVAALEAATKLASTDAAEVGEDDEEEKEEESKPAVSEEPKKLVAAAGQRQKRSPSVSPTRTAAREGLSLAATQQLEFLEGRKKQYMKAALQAKQKNDMEQAKAFLRTAKGLDPMIEAARGGNTVDISAVPSPPGDEDEDFILVHHSDVQMSEKSEQVYTQLAKILKEQYEKCLTHSKQFTHLGNITETTKFEKMAESCKKSLEMLKLAQSRGLPPPKHHFEERSFRTVRIFPDLSSTDMVVVIVKGMNLPAPSGVQTNDLDAYVKFEFPYPSSEQPQKHKTAVIKNTNSPEYNQSFTLSINRNHRGFRRVVTSKGLKLELLHKGGFLRSDKPIGTAVVKLDKLESHSEIREIVEVMDGRKHTGGLVEVKVQLREPLSGQDIQTSTERWLVIDQSQVLV